In Rutidosis leptorrhynchoides isolate AG116_Rl617_1_P2 chromosome 2, CSIRO_AGI_Rlap_v1, whole genome shotgun sequence, one genomic interval encodes:
- the LOC139888246 gene encoding GTP-binding protein OBGC, chloroplastic-like: NAALYFHLSTLPTGLLVLFSILTGRVNPVCCLQVLLSVSVSLQQQKMASISFLSISFISPHAQSRANKPRKRISSKNPKKTTTLTTSRPPPLSVTGGQATTYTRLPPIDDAISDSFSEIKLSDLPVPSLKQKKPYSKTKSKIHPKIEDTVEIAHSGSDEDEDDDELGFDYGKFELFEVNSDDEIDTDGEEYIVDELGFDNDNDEVGDDEEEREKEKGVPAVMRCFDRAKIYVRSGDGGNGVVAFRREKFVPLGGPSGGDGGRGGNVYLEVDSSMNSLLPFRNSIHFRAGRGSHGQGSKMSGAKGEDVVVKVPPGTVVRAAGKDGVPGDALLELLYAGDRALLLPGGRGGRGNASFKSGTNKVPRIAENGEEGPEMWLELELKLVADIGIVGAPNAGKSTFLSVISAAQPNIANYPFTTLLPNLGVVSFDYDASIVVADLPGLLEGAHRGFGLGHEFLRHTERCSALVHIVDGSSQQPEYEYDAVRLELEMFSPEIAEKPFIVAYNKMDLPEAYEKWESFQKNLRSRGIEPFCISAINREGTRDLITSAYELVRQGIEDKKDESWRDPVQFSHVAEMVKKQRTAPINEFQISHDSSSNTWHIEGAGLQRFVQMTNWKYMDSDRRFQHVLEACGVNKSLIKRGVKEGDTVIIGEMEMIWHDSPNSSGPSGPNRKFSTESEKWANWK; this comes from the exons AATGCGGCTTTGTATTTCCATTTATCCACACTTCCAACCGGTTTGCTTGTACTATTCTCCATCTTAACCGGCCGAGTTAATCCGGTTTGCTGTCTGCAAGTACTGTTATCCGTCTCTGTTTCACTTCAGCAACAAAAAATGGCGTCTATTTCTTTCTTATCCATCTCTTTCATTTCCCCTCATGCTCAATCACGCGCCAATAAACCGCGCAAACGCATTTCTTCTAAAAACCCTAAAAAAACCACCACCTTAACCACCTCCCGGCCACCGCCGCTCTCCGTCACCGGTGGCCAAGCCACTACCTACACTCGCTTACCTCCCATTGATGACGCCATCTCCGATTCCTTCTCCGAAATTAAACTTTCCGATTTACCAGTACCATCTCTGAAACAGAAAAAACCTTATTCCAAAACTAAAAGTAAAATTCACCCTAAGATTGAGGATACTGTAGAAATAGCTCATTCCGGTAGTGATgaggatgaggatgatgatgaattagggtttgattacGGTAAGTTTGAGCTATTTGAGGTGAATTCAGATGATGAAATTGATACCGATGGTGAAGAGTATATTGTAGATGAATTAGGGTTTgacaatgataatgatgaagtaggTGATGATGAGGAGGAGAGGGAGAAAGAGAAAGGAGTTCCAGCTGTAATGCGATGCTTCGATAGGGCGAAAATTTATGTACGGTCGGGTGACGGTGGAAACGGTGTGGTGGCGTTTCGTCGTGAGAAGTTTGTACCGTTAGGTGGACCGTCTGGCGGTGATGGTGGTAGAGGTGGGAATGTGTATTTGGAAGTTGATAGTTCGATGAATTCGTTGTTACCGTTCAGGAATAGTATTCATTTTCGAGCGGGGAGAGGGAGTCATGGGCAGGGGAGTAAGATGAGCGGGGCGAAAGGTGAGGATGTTGTTGTGAAAGTGCCGCCTGGGACGGTGGTTAGGGCTGCCGGAAAAGATGGTGTTCCTGGTGATGCGTTGTTGGAGTTGTTGTATGCCGGTGATCGGGCTTTGTTGTTGCCTGGCGGTAGAGGTGGTAGGGGGAACGCTTCGTTTAAATCAGGAACTAATAAGGTGCCTAGGATTGCTGAAAATGGAGAAGAAGGTCCTGAAAT GTGGTTGGAATTAGAGCTTAAATTGGTTGCAGATATTGGAATTGTGGGTGCTCCAAATGCAGGGAAAAGCACGTTTTTAAGTGTTATTAGTGCTGCTCAGCCAAACATCGCAAATTACCCATTTACGACACTACTTCCAAATTTGGGTGTGGTTTCATTTGATTACGATGCTTCTATTGTTGTGGCGGATCTTCCGGGTTTACTTGAAGGTGCCCACAGAGGTTTTGGTTTGGGCCATGAGTTTCTAAGGCATACCGAAAGATGTTCGGCTCTG GTACACATTGTTGATGGCTCGTCTCAGCAACCAGAATATGAATATGATGCAGTTCGACTTGAGTTGGAAATGTTCAGTCCTGAAATTGCTGAAAAGCCGTTTATAGTTGCATACAACAAAATGGATCTTCCTGAGGCATATGAAAAGTGGGAATCGTTCCAAAAGAACCTTCGTTCACGCGGGATTGAACCTTTTTGCATAAGTGCAATAAACAGAGAGGGGACTCGGGATTTGATCACTTCTGCTTACGAGCTTGTTAGACAAGGAATTGAAGACAAAAAAGATGAAA GTTGGAGAGATCCTGTACAGTTTAGTCATGTTGCTGAAATGGTGAAAAAACAGAGGACGGCTCCCATTAATGAATTTCAAATTTCTCATGACAGTTCTTCAAATACATGGCATATTGAAGGAGCTGGCTTGCAAAGATTTGTTCAAATGACAAACTGGAA ATACATGGACTCCGATAGAAGGTTCCAGCACGTGCTTGAAGCATGCGGTGTTAACAAGTCACTGATAAAACGTGGTGTGAAGGAAGGTGATACAGTCATCATTGGCGAG ATGGAGATGATATGGCATGATTCTCCCAACAGTTCTGGGCCTTCTGGCCCGAACCGGAAATTCTCCACAGAATCAGAGAAATGGGCTAATTGGAAATGA